In Bacillota bacterium, the sequence TTGACGGCCTAAACACCATGGTGCGCGGTCAGAAACTGCCGGTGTTCTCCGCTGCCGGTCTGCCTCATGCTCGACTGGCGGCTCAGATTGCCCGTCAGGCGAAGGTGCTGGGCACAGAGACCAAGTTTGCCGTTGTGTTCGCGGCCATGGGTATCACCTTTGAAGAAGCCGATTTCTTTGTCTCCGACTTTGAGCGCACCGGCGCTATTGAGCGTGCCGTGCTATTCATGAATCTGGCTGACGACCCGGCCATTGAGCGTATTGCCACCCCGCGGATGGCGCTCACCGCCGCTGAGTACTTGGCCTACGATAAAGATATGCACGTGCTGGTTATCCTCACCGACATGACCAACTACGCCGAAGCTCTGCGCGAGATCTCCGCGGCTCGCAAAGAAGTTCCGGGCCGGCGGGGCTACCCCGGCTATCTGTACACCGACTTGGCCAGTATCTACGAGCGCGCCGGTCGGATCAGAGAAGCTAAGGGCTCAGTGACGCAGGTGCCGATTCTCACCATGCCTGAGGACGACAAAACCCACCCGATTCCTGACCTCACCGGGTATATCACCGAAGGTCAGATCATCTTGACCCGTGATCTGCACCGCAAAGGCATTTACCCGCCGATTGACGTGTTACCGTCCTTGTCCCGGCTGAAGGACAAGGGTATCGGTGAGGGGAAAACCAGAGAAGACCATGCCGACACCATGAACCAGCTCTATGCGGCTTATGCTCGCGGCAAGGAAGCCAAAGAACTGGCGGCTATCTTAGGTGAGGCCGCTTTGTCCGAGACCGACAAAGTGTTCTCCAAGTTTGCCGATGAGTTCGAGGATCGTTATCTCCGTCAGGGAGAAGAAGAAGATCGCACCATCGTCCAAACGTTGGAGCTGGGCTGGGATCTTCTGTCCATGTTGCCGCGCGGCGAGCTCAAACGTATTCGAGACGAATATCTGGATAAATATCTACCCCCGCAAAGGGAGGAGTAGCCCATGGAGCTTAGGGTTAATCCTACCCGGATGGAGCTGAACCGCTTAAAAACGCGGCTCACGGTGGCTGTTCGCGGCCATAAGCTGTTAAAAGACAAGCGTGACGAGCTCATGCGCCAATTCTTGGTTCTGGTCCGACAGAACAAAGAGCTGCGCGAGGAAGTAGAAGAACGGCTGGCCCGCTCGTTCCAGAAGTTCATGCTGGCTCGGGCAGTGATGTCAGCCGAGGCAGTGGAAGAAGCCATCATGTTTCCTCAGGTGCAACTTGAGGTACAGCTGGCCATTCAGAATATCATGAGCGTGCACACGCCGAAAATCAGTTGGCAGCAAGTGGGAGAGACCAGCGCCAGTATTTATCCCTACGGCTTTGCCGAGACATCAGGCGAGCTGGACGACTCCATCAACACTTTGTCTGAGTTGCTGCCGCAGCTGCTGGAGCTGGCTGAGATCGAGACAGCCGTGACTCGCCTGGCGCAGGAAATCGAACGCACGCGCCGGCGGGTTAACGCCTTAGAGCACGTCATGATCCCTGATCTAGAAAAGACCGTGCGTTATATCACCATGAAGCTGGAGGAAAACGAACGAGCCAATCTGACGCGGTTGATGAAGGTGAAAG encodes:
- a CDS encoding V-type ATP synthase subunit B — protein: MPKEYRTISDIAGPLMLVEQVTGIKYGELVEIELADGSTRRGQVLEVSGDTALVQVFEGTSGVNLGTAKIRFLGRGLELGVSLDLLGRVFDGLGRPRDDGPRIIPEARRDINGYPINPTARDYPSEFIQTGVSAIDGLNTMVRGQKLPVFSAAGLPHARLAAQIARQAKVLGTETKFAVVFAAMGITFEEADFFVSDFERTGAIERAVLFMNLADDPAIERIATPRMALTAAEYLAYDKDMHVLVILTDMTNYAEALREISAARKEVPGRRGYPGYLYTDLASIYERAGRIREAKGSVTQVPILTMPEDDKTHPIPDLTGYITEGQIILTRDLHRKGIYPPIDVLPSLSRLKDKGIGEGKTREDHADTMNQLYAAYARGKEAKELAAILGEAALSETDKVFSKFADEFEDRYLRQGEEEDRTIVQTLELGWDLLSMLPRGELKRIRDEYLDKYLPPQREE
- a CDS encoding V-type ATP synthase subunit D; protein product: MELRVNPTRMELNRLKTRLTVAVRGHKLLKDKRDELMRQFLVLVRQNKELREEVEERLARSFQKFMLARAVMSAEAVEEAIMFPQVQLEVQLAIQNIMSVHTPKISWQQVGETSASIYPYGFAETSGELDDSINTLSELLPQLLELAEIETAVTRLAQEIERTRRRVNALEHVMIPDLEKTVRYITMKLEENERANLTRLMKVKDIVRAKSI